The genomic stretch TGCTGTAGCTGGATCTGTTAAGAGAGTAAGCATGAACTTAAAACCAATCAAAACTGCCATTATAGGTTACGGATTTTCGGCAAAAACATTTCATATTCCCTTCATTAGTCACTTGGCTGAATTTGAGTTGACTGCAATCAGTAGTAGCCAACGTGAAGCTGTTACAACAGATTTCCCTCAGGTAGAGCATTACTTAACAGCAGAAACGTTATTACAACAATCAGATGCGGAATTGGTGATTATCACAGCGCCTAACGATGTGCACTTCTCATTAGCGAAAGCGGCGTTGGAACAGAACAAGCACGTTATTATCGAAAAGCCCTTTGTGATTAATGTAGCAGATGGTGAAGCACTGATCGCATTAGCTGCTGAAAAAGGGCTTGTTTTAAGTGTCTATAACAACCGCCGCTGGGATGGGGACTTTCTTACTGTTAAAAAGCTCATTGAAGACGGCAGTTTAGGCGAGGTGAAATGCTTTGAATCTCATTTCGACCGTTTTAGACCCGAAGTACGTCAACGCTGGCGTGAACAATCGAGCACTGGTGGCGGTATACTATTTGATTTAGGTCCGCATCTTATTGATCAAACATTGCAGTTGTTTGGATTACCCAATGCGATCACTGCACAGTGCTTAATCATGAGAGAAGGCTCTACAAACATAGATTACTTTAACCTTGTATTGCATTACCCAGACCACATTGCCACGTTACATTGTGATTTGTTCAGTGCTGGACCCAATAAGCGCTTTAGTGTCAAAGGTAATAAAGCGAGTTATGAAAAATACGGCTTAGATCCGCAAGAAGATCGCTTAAA from Moritella marina ATCC 15381 encodes the following:
- a CDS encoding oxidoreductase, producing the protein MNLKPIKTAIIGYGFSAKTFHIPFISHLAEFELTAISSSQREAVTTDFPQVEHYLTAETLLQQSDAELVIITAPNDVHFSLAKAALEQNKHVIIEKPFVINVADGEALIALAAEKGLVLSVYNNRRWDGDFLTVKKLIEDGSLGEVKCFESHFDRFRPEVRQRWREQSSTGGGILFDLGPHLIDQTLQLFGLPNAITAQCLIMREGSTNIDYFNLVLHYPDHIATLHCDLFSAGPNKRFSVKGNKASYEKYGLDPQEDRLKAGVVPVDASWADEAPEQYGHLYTLDTAATVQTERGGYQHYFQAMAVSINSEGQAPVNAEDALWSIKLIELAIESSRLGQTLTVPR